A genomic window from Cydia strobilella chromosome 26, ilCydStro3.1, whole genome shotgun sequence includes:
- the LOC134753068 gene encoding uncharacterized protein LOC134753068 yields the protein MGMQRNDRWPSDYDPDPRSRRGSTSSRGSKKKKSPPASASSTPKKVTKPQNLDFVVTGKQLLKKGDRANSLPGSYRRRLSLDTPKTRKPPSPKKLNESQSSKSRETSLEDDVSLELSQVSDFEDRSSKYGVKKFSALATSTPKKRASLPQPCKWDKDSGQSGKTGRSVSVFRPPSVSYSMTPHVHRHTASTEPDYSSVSPEYSQSSVETSPAQTKMECSQDLSSCCVSTWLEDSDDTRVEETRRADGEWNTFWVNYNNSIAKVPMKSYYDQCPTPYRTENIDLADLDFSETSRKRSPEDMTNINSIIRNEGLHLTPRETQNIIKCAHILGNVLSTAIERRSREKEVPDKVQELQVETEADPEKKQRKKSMTLNLKETNVPAEVKEEKRSETVTTQTDISLPNTKSAPRIFENILRQLSRSSIDEASLRKAKESLEVEKKEEIDKKEEKGETK from the exons ATGGG CATGCAGCGCAACGACCGCTGGCCGTCGGACTACGACCCGGACCCGCGCTCGCGGCGCGGCTCGACGTCTTCTAGAGGCTCAAAGAAGAAGAAGTCTCCTCCTGCTTCGGCTTCCTCTACGCCGAAGAAGGTCACCAAACCGCAGAACTTAGATTTTGTTGTTACTGGGAAACAGCTGCTAAAGAA GGGTGACCGCGCCAACTCCCTCCCGGGCTCGTACCGTCGCCGCCTCTCCCTTGACACCCCGAAGACCAGGAAACCCCCCTCGCCGAAGAAACTCAACGAGTCCCAGTCCTCCAAGAGTCGGGAGACTTCGCTGGAAGATGATGTGTCACTGGAGCTTAGTCAG GTATCAGATTTTGAAGACAGGAGCTCAAAATACGGCGTAAAGAAATTCAGCGCACTGGCAACATCCACCCCGAAGAAGAGAGCGTCTCTCCCGCAACCCTGCAAGTGGGACAAGGATAGTGGGCAGAGTGGGAAGACTGGGAGGAGCGTCAGCGTGTTTAGACCGCCTAGCGTCAGTTACAG tatgaCTCCACATGTCCACAGGCACACAGCGTCGACAGAGCCCGACTACTCCTCAGTCTCTCCCGAGTACTCTCAATCCTCGGTGGAGACCTCCCCCGCTCAGACCAAGATGGAGTGCAGTCAGGACTTGTCCAG TTGCTGCGTCAGCACCTGGCTCGAGGACTCAGACGACACGAGAGTGGAGGAGACCCGGCGAGCTGACGGAGAGTGGAACACGTTCTGGGTCAACTACAACAACTCTATCGCTAAG GTACCGATGAAGAGTTACTACGACCAATGCCCGACGCCGTATCGGACGGAGAATATCGACTTGGCAGATTTAG ATTTCTCGGAAACCTCCCGCAAGCGCTCCCCTGAAGATATGACGAACATCAACAGTATCATCCGCAACGAGGGTCTCCACCTCACCCCTCGAGAAACACAGAATATCATCAAATGCGCTCATATCCTGGGGAACGTACTGAGTACAGCCATAGAGAGGAGATCTAGAGAAAAGGAAGTACCTGATAAAGTGCAGGAGCTCCAAGTCGAAACCGAG GCTGACccagaaaaaaaacaaaggaaaaaatcaaTGACACTAAACCTGAAAGAGACAAACGTACCCGCCGAAGTTAAAGAGGAAAAGAGAAGCGAGACCGTAACCACACAAACGGATATTTCTCTACCGAACACGAAGAGCGCGCCGAGAATCTTCGAGAATATTCTCAGGCAGTTATCGAGAAGTTCCATAGACGAGGCGTCTTTGAGAAAGGCGAAGGAAAGTTTGGAAGTTGAAAAGAAGGAAGAAATAGATAAAAAGGAAGAGAAAGGTGAGACGAAGTAA